The Pseudomonas hefeiensis genomic sequence TCAGTGCCAGCGGCGGAAAATCAGCGAAGTGTTGACCCCTCCGAAGGCGAAGTTGTTGTTCATCACGTATTCGTGGCTCATCGGCCGGAATTCGTTGCGCAGGTAATCGAGTTTGCCGCATTGGGGATCAACCTCATCGAGGTTGAAGGTGTGCACGTAGAGGTCGCGGTTCATCATTTCGATGCTGAACCAGGATTCCAGTGCCCCGCAGGCACCCAGGGTGTGACCGAGGAAACTCTTCTGCGAGCTGATGGGCATCTGCTCGCCAAACAGGCTGCTGGTGGCCAGGGTTTCGGCAATGTCGCCTTGTTCGGTGGCGGTGCCGTGGCCGTTGACGTAGCCGATGGCCGAGGGTTTCAGACCAGCATCCTCCAAGGCCAGCTCCATGGCCCGGCGCATGGTGCTCAGTTCGGGGCGAGTGGCGTGCTGACCGTCGGCGTTGCTGCCGAAGCCGACGATTTCGGCATGGATCCGTGCGCCACGGGCCAGGGCGTGTTCCAGTTCTTCAAGCACGAGCATGCCCGCGCCTTCACCGATCACCAGGCCATCGCGGTCCTTGTCATAGGGCCGTGGGCTGGTCTGCGGTGCATCGTTTTTCAGGCTGGTGGCGTACAGCGCATCGAAGACCATCGCTTCGGTGGGGCAGAGTTCTTCCGCGCCTCCGGCAAGCATCAACGGCAGGCGACCGAACTTGATCGCCTCATAGGCATAGCCGATGCCATGGCTGCCGCTGGTGCAGGCGCTGGAGGTGGGAATCAGCCGTCCGGTAAGCCCGAAGAAGATACTGATATTGGCCGCCGTGGTGTGGGGCATCATCCGTACATAGGAGTTGGCGTTCAGCCCTTCGGCCACGCTGTTGAGCAGCATGTTGCCGAACGCCTTGATCTCGTCGGTACTGCCGGTGGACGAACCGCAGGACACGCCCATGCGTCCGTCCTTGATCGACTCATCGCCCAACAGGCCCGCATCGGCCAGGGCCTGTTCCGCGGCGCCGACGGCCAGGCGCGATACCCGGCCCATGCTGCGCAGTTGCTTGCGCGTCCAGTGCGGTGGGACCTGGAAGTCGTCGATAGGCCCGGCCAGGCGGGTGTTCAGTTCGGTGAACCGGTCCCACTCATCCATGCGCCGGATGCCGCTGCGGTTGGCGGCGAAGTTGGCGGCGATGGTCTCCCAGTCGCTGCCTATGGAGGTGATGCCGGCCATGCCGGTGACGACGACGCGCTTCATCAACACAGGCCTCCGTTGACGGCCAGAACCTGCCGGGTGATGTAGCCGGCCTCGGCGGACATCAGGAAATTCACCGCGCCCGCCACTTCTTCCGGGGTACCCATGCGCTGGGCAGGGATCATTTTCATCAGTTCTTCCACGGGCACATTTTCATCGAGCATGGCGGTGTCGATCAGCCCGGGCGCGACGCAATTGACAGTGATCTTGCGCTTGCCCAACTCGATTGCCAACGCCTTTGCCGCGCCGATCAGGCCGGCCTTCGACGCGCTGTAATTGACCTGGCCGCGATTGCCGATCAGCCCCGAAACAGAGGTGATACAAACAATTCGCCCGGCGGCGCGGCGACGAATCATCGGCATCATCACCGGGTGCAGTACGTTGTAGAAACCGTCCAGGTTGGTACGCATCACCACATCCCAGTCGTCCTCGCTCAAGGCCGGGAATGCGCCGTCGCGGGTCAGTCCGGCGTTGAGCACCACGCCGTAGTAGGCGCCGTGGGTTTCAACATCAGCCTCGAGAATGGTTTTGCACGCGCTGCGGTCCGACACGTCGAACTGCAGCACCCGGGCGTTGCGCCCGAGGGCTTGGATTTCGCCCTGGACGGCCTCAACCTCCGCGCGTCCGCTGCGGCAGTGCAGCACGATGTCGTGCCCGGCCTGGGCCAGACGCAGGGCGATGGCACGGCCGATGCCACGGCTGGAGCCGGTGACCAGTACGGATTCAGTCATGGCGTATTTCCTGTTGCGGACGGTTCATGAAGGTAATGCGCTGGCTGAGGTGGCCGGAACACATTCAACCGGGCCGTGGCATGGATACCCGGGGCGTTGATATGGCATTCGAACACGCCCATGCCGTTGTCGTCTTCCAGCGAGCGCAAACCGTGGATAGTCAACTCGGTA encodes the following:
- a CDS encoding beta-ketoacyl-ACP synthase encodes the protein MKRVVVTGMAGITSIGSDWETIAANFAANRSGIRRMDEWDRFTELNTRLAGPIDDFQVPPHWTRKQLRSMGRVSRLAVGAAEQALADAGLLGDESIKDGRMGVSCGSSTGSTDEIKAFGNMLLNSVAEGLNANSYVRMMPHTTAANISIFFGLTGRLIPTSSACTSGSHGIGYAYEAIKFGRLPLMLAGGAEELCPTEAMVFDALYATSLKNDAPQTSPRPYDKDRDGLVIGEGAGMLVLEELEHALARGARIHAEIVGFGSNADGQHATRPELSTMRRAMELALEDAGLKPSAIGYVNGHGTATEQGDIAETLATSSLFGEQMPISSQKSFLGHTLGACGALESWFSIEMMNRDLYVHTFNLDEVDPQCGKLDYLRNEFRPMSHEYVMNNNFAFGGVNTSLIFRRWH
- the fabG gene encoding 3-oxoacyl-ACP reductase FabG, with the translated sequence MTESVLVTGSSRGIGRAIALRLAQAGHDIVLHCRSGRAEVEAVQGEIQALGRNARVLQFDVSDRSACKTILEADVETHGAYYGVVLNAGLTRDGAFPALSEDDWDVVMRTNLDGFYNVLHPVMMPMIRRRAAGRIVCITSVSGLIGNRGQVNYSASKAGLIGAAKALAIELGKRKITVNCVAPGLIDTAMLDENVPVEELMKMIPAQRMGTPEEVAGAVNFLMSAEAGYITRQVLAVNGGLC